Below is a genomic region from Salvelinus fontinalis isolate EN_2023a chromosome 2, ASM2944872v1, whole genome shotgun sequence.
CCTCCTCGCCAACAACACCGCCGCTCACCTCGCCAACCAGAGGAGGGACATCCGACGCAAGGCCAAAGGAAAGAAGTCAACACTTAGAATGTAAGCTACTACTGGATATCAGCAAAAATAAATCTGGTGATTTCATACCTTGGGATGTCGTAAATGCATGCACTAATCTGGAGCATGTAGATCATTAAGTAAAAGGGTGTATTTGGATTGAGACTGGTGAACTGCACATAGGTACACATGGGACAAGTGCCAACTATCTGGAGTACACTAAACTGAACTTGAGGTAGTGGAAGCTTGGGTAATTGTGTTTTTCTGCTTTCAACAATGCCTACCTTGTTGACTTGCCAAACAGAATCCATTAGTCAAAACCTGTTTGGCAAGAAAGTTACAGATTTACTGAAGTAGAAACAGGCTAGCACCCATATACCAATGTATTTGTGACCTTACTGTCTAAAATCTTGATTTTAAATTTTATAATTGATGTACCATAAAGGGCTGCACATCTCTGTTGTGCTTCTGTTGGACACATTGTGCTTCTGTTGGACACATTGTGCTTCTGTTGGACACATTGTGCTTCTGTTGGACACATTGTGCTTCTGTTGGACACATTGTGCTTCTGTTGGACACATTGTGCTTCTGTTGGACACATTGTGCTTCTGTTGGACACATTGTGCTTGTTTATTCACTTTCACAAAACGTGGTCATGGCTCATATGTACCCATAGATTTTAAAATGGTATTGATTGTTAATGTCAGTTCATACGTTTCCTTTCCAGGGCAGAGAGCGGAAATTCCCAAAACCGCAAAGTAACAGACTACTATCCTATAAGGAGAAGCTCCAGGAAAAGCAGATCAGAGCTGAAGGTGAGTGTAAAGGGCATGTATTACCGTGTAACACTAAAACATCGACCAATATCATGCTATTGTTATTAAGCAATGTCCTGTACAGAGTATTGAAAGATAAACAAAGCTAGGGTGGAATGAGAACCTAGTTGTTTGAACACCAGTCATTCTGTTTTATCAGTCGCTCAGGGTTCATAAGGTCAGGAAAAGTCATGTaattttaaaatgtaattttcCAGCCCTGCAAAATGATCAAATCTGAAAAGTTTTGGGAAAGTCATGGAAATTAATTTAATAATTTCTGTTAATGTAATTTATTTACGctcatttttaaaatgtttgatCAATCAAACAAAAATCAACATATCAGCCAGGATCGCAATGACAATTTAGCGTGTCTGTGTTTGCGCACATCACCTGCATGCCATTAAGTTGTTTGATGCAGTGTTTCTGTTGCAGTCATTTAgctattttagaattaggctgtaacgtaataaaatgtggggaaggggtctgaatactttccaaatccaCTGTATGTCTGCCTCGCCGCTCACAGAATGGAATTTGCAACACAACAAGCTCCTGGGTTTTTAAAGTGTTCAAATGTTTTCGACCCACAATGTAATTGTTCTGAACCGCAACCCATCCCCCGGGTTGAAAGAATGTGTTCAGGCCACCCGCCAGCTGATTTTCAGAGGAAACACTGGTTTGAGggctttttgtttgtttatttatcaACAAGGATTTGGTATGTTTTGACCAAACAAAATATTAAACAAAGCTGACTTTTTTTATGTTTGCAGTGTAACTTTGTTCTTCCTAAATGGAAAAGGTTCATAAAATGTATAAGATGATGGCATTAGCAACTATAAGGACTTGTGTTCTTCAATTAGTCTTATGACAGTGATCATTACATGTCCTCTGTGCTTGTCTTCTCATAGTGTGAACAAAAGAAACACATCGATGATCTGATCATAAATGGGGTCGAGGAAGGAATGGAGGTACACTCATTGATCACAGCTTCTGAAACTTCACTATCAGACTGGCATGTTTATTTACAGACATGAAATGCATCTCACACGCAATGTCCCCCCCTCCCCTGATTATTTAGAAATTGCTTGTTACCTTTTTTTAGCTTGTCATTGACTTTTGGACTATATTGTATTCCAATATCTGAGTGAAATATATCTGGTTCAGGTGCAGCATATTGAGGGGAAGGGTCGAGGAGTGTTTGCCACCCAGTGTTTCCAGAAgggccagtatgtagtggagTACCATGGAGACCTGCTGCAGATCACCGATGCCAAAACAAGGGAGGCCGAATACACTCTCAACCCTACCACCGGCTGCTACATGTACTACTTTCAGTATATCTGCAAAACCTACTGGTAGGTCAAAACACTTCCTCTTTTATGTGTGTGGCATCTCTGGCATAGCCGCATAGCAATTTCAGTGTTCTCAATGTTTGTAGCACTAATGCAGTCTGTTTTAGTTTCATGATACAATAACTTTTCAACCATACCCAACGTGTTAGATTAACTTAATACCAGCGTTCTTTCAATTGCTTCTCCCTCTAGTGTGGACGCCACGAAAGAAACGGGTCGCATGGGCCGTCTGATCAACCACAGTAAGAACGGCAACTGTCAAACCAAACTCCATGATATCAACGGGATACCTCACCTCATCCTGGTGGCATCGCGAGACGTCGATGAGGGCGAGGAGCTGCTCTACGACTACGGCGACCGCAGCAAATCTTCCATCGCATCCCACCCCTGGCTTAAACATTGATGGAGACAGCTCAAAGAAGAATGCTAACAACACCATGGTTTCTTAATAGATCGTTTTTTTTATGTAAAAATTGCCTTAGCAACagggaatgagaggggaatgggcgtgtgtgtgcgcacaaCCTAGGAGGAGGCAGTTTAGAGGATTGGTTAGGTTATAGTGACTTAAACACATTTAGATCCAGATACATCTTCTAAAAATTTGCCGACATCAATACTTTTTAATATATTTATCCGTCTATATGAAACATGCTAGTTTTTTCCAGCACATTTCTTTTTGTATATTTTGTATTACTGGTAGACCAGTGCTTCCACGGCATGCAGGTTGTAGTTTAGTGTAATGCATTTTTATACAAAGTTTTTCATAATCGGATGTATAGTAGTTAGGTGCTCAGCAATAATTATATTTATGGTGCCAGAGCCCTTTCTGATTGATGCAGAAATATGAGATGCAAACTTATGAGCCCTCTTGAAAAGTTTCCAAAAACTGGAATATGATTCCAACCATTGAAACTTACAATATTTGAAATGTAAATTGTATGCCATGTTAAGTAGAGTTGTTTTATAAACTTGAACAAATCTGTACCTATCTTAACACACAAAACTGTAAAAATGTCCACAAACAAATGCTCCACAAGGAAGTATTTAAATACATATGTATGCTGGGGTGGAGGCATTGTTGAATAAACATGGTTTATGCAAAGTATATTTTTTCTCTATTTTATTACTTGTATTACTACTGTCCTGAGAGCATCAGACAGATCACCTCTGTTATTTGATGTGATGATTGCATGATGCTGTCCTTCCCTGAAACACATTGATATAAAAGGTTTTATAAATACacggtttaaaggcacagtaacaCCTGTTTCTATTTAAAAACAACGTCTATAGAAGGACCGACTTTACGGGGTGGGCTTGTTCATAGGTGTCACCAAGAGAAGTTCTGTGATGGTCGGGAAGGGAAATGGCGAGAATTGTGGACGAAATGGAAGAAATAGAGAAAAGGTTGTagaagcaacagctgtgctggagTGTGATCAATATGGATGACCGTGCTGATGATATGGAGTGGGAGGATGAGGGTCAAGGATCTGAATGGTCTAGTggaaagaaaggaaggaagagGGATCATACTGAAAGCAGTGGAGAGTCTAGTGTAGAAAGCAAAAAGGTCAAGGTAGGACAAAAGAGTAATAATGTGTCCGAGTGAATGGTTTGGTGAGATCACTAGGACTCATTTACAACCTCTCCGTCTAACTAATGCCGTATAGAAAGAGAGAGCCCAGTTCATTGGAAATGGTAGGTTACTAATATTTTGTCGGAGCCAGGCTCAGCAAGGGAATATTCTGCAAATAGAAAAGCTTAATGGGAAGATTAAAAGCAATGTACCTGGAGCTTATGCTAGGTTGAGGTGAGTCATCACTGGGGTCCTAATATCTATGTCCACAGATGATATTGAAGAAAATGTGAAGGGAGGAAGAGTGAATAAGGCCAAAAGCTTGATCAGTAGGAAAGCGGGTCAAATAAGTAAAAGCTTATCAGTGATGCTGAGGTTTGAGAAAGTTTAGCCAGGAAAAGTACAGATAGGATTCCTTAGTTTCAATGTCAGAGAATTTTGAGGTTGTGGTAGAAGCTAGTAGAGATTTATTTTGTTTTTACTTGTATTTTTCATGGTAGTACACAATTGGGCAGATCATGACTGATCGTATATTTcagcacagtaggtggcagcatgTACATTAAACGTTTGTTTGCGAACCGCCATGATATCGAAGAAGAAGAAAGCTGGCTTTACTGAGACACATTTCTTAACGGAACGTACTGAATTAAAACATTTCCTACACGGACTGTTTTGAGTGAGGCACAATTCTTTAGATTCCGACTGGTGTCCGACTTGCAGCGACGTCTTGTAAGTAATAACCCACCCAAAAATTATCAGTAGCTATGTCGCAAACAAATGTACATTTTATGTACCGTTTTTAAAACTATTTGTTTTTTTCAGCCACATTGTTTAGtgtcagagaaagagaggtatGAACGACTGGAGTCCAGTGGCTAAAGTCTACGACCCTCTCAAGGCGGGCAGCATCGATGGCACAGACGTGGAGCCCCATGACCGGGCCGTCTGGAGAGCCATGGTCGCCCGCTACAAACCCAACAAAGCCGTGGTGGGGGACCCGCTCCTCACTCTATTCGTGGCCCGCTTGAACCCTCAAACAACGGATGAGAAGCTGAATGAAGTGTTCTCCAATTACGGGGATATCCGCCGCCTGCGCCTGGTGAGGGACATAGTGACTGGGTTCTCTAAGGGATATGCCTTCGTTGAATACAAAGAGGAGAGGTCCGTGGTCAGGGCGAGGCGAGACGCCAACAAACTAGTGGTGGACCAAAGTGAGTTGTTTGTGGACTTCGAGCAAGAGAGAACCCTGAAGGGATGGGTACCTCGTCGGCTGGGCGGAGGGCAGGGGGGCAAGAAGGAGTCTGGTCAGCTGCGGTTTGGTGGGAAGGACAGACCCTTTCGCAAACCCATCAACCTTCCTGTCACCATGAACCAGGAATGGGGTGGCGGTGgcagagagtgcgagagagaggagCGCTACAGAGATGGGTCCCTGAGCCGTGAGAGAGAGGCTGATTGGGGGAGTAGGGGGaggagagatgacagagggagagagagaggtgtagaacgGGAGTACCaccgagagaggagggataggagttATGAGAGGGAGTCGACGAGAGAGCGGGAGTCGACGAGGGAGCGGGAGTCGACGAGAGAGCGGGAGTCGACGAGAGAGCGGGAGTCGACGAGAGAGCGGGAGTCGACGAGAGAGCGGGAGACGACGAGGGAGCGGGAGTCGACGAGAGAGCGGGAGTCGACGAGGGAGCGGGAGTCGACGAGAGAGAgatgtgacaggagagagagggatgacagaAGACACAGGGATGATAagtacagacacagagacaggagatGAAACTCAGTGGTCCCTCTGACATCTGAAAGGATGCATGGGTGGAGCAAGTATTACAAAAACGTTTTGACTACATTGGTCTTTTTTTCCCCCACCTGGTTGGTGTGGACAGGTGATGTCATCACACCCATTTCTTCACTGTAACCTTCTGCTGGCCTGGCTCAGCAGGGTGTTATTATCTACCTGTTGTTCTTTATGCACTGAATAAAGTTTCTTTTACAGTCTGTTTTTGAAGAAAGTTGACATAATACATGAAACATTCTGGGGATCACCATATTTATTGAGTATGCATATCTGAATAAAAGGCAACAAGCTGTATGAAAACTGAGACATTTATCATATTtaaaatccttccaatagaaatctACCGGGTGTGAAGCGGGTCCATAAAGTTTGTTGCAAAAGAGGGATGTCTTGCATATATTGACATCTTCCCTTGTTTGGATAGATTCTGTATTATTTATTTCCCCTTTGTGTACATTTTGGTGTAGATGTTGCCACCAGACAAGATATAACTTTTCTCGACTATCAATCCCTTTTGTCACAATAAGCATTGCCCTAGTTTTGCACCTTGATTAAGTGTCTTGTatcataaaataaataattgaaaaGTTGtccagtcatagtaatagtatcaATGATCTCTTAGCATAGTGAGGCTGAGGTGTtatgtctgtctgactgctgAAGTCAGGACTACTCATTATCAAGAACCTCCCTCATCCACACTAACCATTTTACTTCTCACAAACCATCTTGCAGCCACAGCAGAGTTTGGCAAACTGTCATCCATGTTTAAAACCAAATATTCCACAACAACATTCAAATTTGCATTCTCAATGGAGTGTTTTTAGTTTGTGTTGTCACATTTGGTTCCAACATGGCGCCcattcaaaatgtaaatgtacaccaCTTGGCTAGTCCTAAAGGCACCATAAAAAGCCTGAAAACAAAAAAGCAGCAGCAAGCAGCATCTAGTTAAATAATTCCAAAACAAAAATACTGTCTTTCCATAAGACATTGTAAAACTACAACCTTCTGTGCTTCATTCACCACTGGCAAAATATAAATCCATAACATCTCCTTTAAATTGGGCAATCCCATCTCAACACCCAGTAACGTATTAATTTATGTGCAAGGtcaatctgtaaaaaaaaaacacatttgttcACACAATTTTTAGCCAGTGCTGGTGAGGTGGGCCTAGCCATAGTGCCCTCTAGCTGCCTCTGAGGACATGACTGGTCTAGCTCAGGGCCAGGGGAGTATACAGATGGTTCAGAGCCTACTACATCTGGGTCAGAACTGCCACCATTATTTgaatcatttaaaaaaacatgccCACTTGTCTTCAAGGTTTCTTTACTGGATTTAACCTTCCCCTTTCTTCTTCTGTGTCCCATAATTCTCTATCTGGAGTGTCTCGTGTGGTTCCTCTATCTCGCTCTCCTGTCACCTCGTTCCACAAACCTTCCAAGcctgactctgtctctctcacgcCTAGTGTATCCCTGCCTGTTCTAACACAAAGGGAATCGCTCTGAGCATCCATCAATTCTGGTGGGTTTCACTTTGGGATAAAGAAAGGCTCCTCTTCACCCTCAACCCTCTGTGATTCCTGTCACTTAGAAGCAAAAATGTCATACAATCCCATTATGCTGCAGCAGGCACACTAAGCACAGTCCCAAGGCAAGGAGTTTACTGCCAAAGCCAGGGTGGTTAGGTTTCACTACTCTAGATGCTGGGTGAATGACTCTGTTACTTAGAGCTGATGGTATTTCAGTGTCAGTATGTATCTTGTAGGTGGATGGCTGTGCTGAGCTGTAGGTGTGTGTACTGTGCAATAAGCTAACCTTTACGAGGCCTTTAATTGCATTGCAACGTTACAGGGAAAGAGTTCTGAGTGACATCATCAAACGCTGTCCAATCACTACATGTGCTGCAAAGCCTCCTGGGCCTGTTCCGTGTACACCTCATCATTTCCCGCCCACGAGCTGAAGCTGTCATCAAACTGTGCATTCCGCTGGGAGTTCCGCCTCTTGTCACGAGAGAAGAAGCTAAAcctgggagagaagaggaagcaaGGACGAACAGAGGAGGAAGAcacgaggaagagaggagggaagagtagAGAAggccagagaaaaagagagacaaaaAAGTGGACTTCACTACTCAGCGTCATTGTTCCTTTATGTTCTCCAGACATATTGTTTAGAGTCCTGGTTATAACTGTTAAAATACATAGAACTGAGATGCATttctaccagtggaggctgctgaggggaggactgctcataataatggctggaaaggaactaatggaatggcatcaaacacatggaaaccatgtgtttgatatattTGCTGCCATTTCACCTATTCTGCTTCAGCCATTACcataagcccgtcctccccatttaaggtgccaccaacctcctgtgatttcTACCTAGTGAGTTATGAGTGGAGACTGAAAGTGCATCTGGGTTAGAGCACAAAGCAACAGGAGCAGAGCAAAAGCAAAAGTTTTATAAAAATCTGTTAGTGAATCGGAAACGGAAGTGAATAAACATactattctgattggctgattcTAATGATCTACCATCTTCACACTGGACAGTGATTTAGATATCCCCAcaatcagccaatcagaatacaaACACCTACACCTAGGGTCCATGCAGGTCCGATAAACAGGGCCCACAGTTTTTACTGGTTAGATCACAAGGTAAGAAAAAACTCCTGGCCACACGAATAAAAGCATTGGATGGGGGGTGTTAGCTAAGACAGTGAGTGACACAGAGGCCAACCAATGACAGGGGTCGTACAAGGGATATGAGACGTCTGATTGGCTGTAAAGTGGGGTCATCTGGAATCAACCCAGCCGCCACCATCGGCATTATGGCTGTGAAGATCCTGTCacacagaggtacacacacacacacaaacacaggtataaatacacacacgCGTATACCCGCACAAGCACATACATTCACAAAGaggcaagcagagagagagagacatagggagagggaagagggaccACATCAACCACAGCCCATTTCATTTATATTCTTCTGCTGTGAGATGTAGCCATGTTACTGGTGTTGTTGCCAGATGGTGGTTACTTTAAACCACACATGCTGATTTAGTTGACCAGGAGATAAATGCACATACGCATCATAAATGCTATATATTAAAGGTATCCAGTGTATCTGTGTGATTGGTACATACAGGCGTTTGATTCCTGACTCAGGCTGTGCGTTGTGTCGGGGCCGTGCCCTCAGTTGTTCGGGGGATGGGGAAGGAGTGGGAGGGCCGGTCTCGTCCTCCACCTCTTCACTGGAGAGAGGAAGAACAGTCATCGctccactaccatcatcatcatcagcagcaTTGTCAATATTGTTAACTTCAATATTGTTAACTTTTAACTTCTTAAATTAAACCTGACAAACTGCGATAATCTCATCTGATTGTTTATGTTTTTCTAAACATGTTCTGTTTGTATGGTAAAAATAAAGATGACTGCCTTTTGTAGTAGGCGACCTCCTCCTGAAGCATGAACACTTTGGACTTGAGCTCGTTCCTCTCATGCAGAACATCTCTTAGCTCCTGCAGTGTGAACCGGGGCCTGTTGGGATCCTTCTGGTCCAGGCCGTCCACCTCCTCATCACAAAGTGCCTCCTAGTGGGGAACAGCCACATTAAACCATGGGATGatgaaaggaagagaggagggcaggAAAGGAAGGAATAGAAGAAAGGAGGGATACCTTGGTAAAATGTTGGAACAGAGCAGGTGTGTCCTGATCACACATCGCCTCCTGGTGGCACAGGAAGAGAACTGTAGGTCAGACCCTGGGCCCTGTTACAATACTAAGGCAATGCACCCTTTTCTCCTTCCTGCCTTCCATCCTTACCTCAGATACTGAGCTTCAGACTAACTCATTGCATGCAACCAACAGAGGTCAGTCATGCAGCAGACTTTTAGCAAGTCACTGTGTAGCAAATGAAGCGTGAAAAAAAGAGGCATGAACAACCACTCATGCTATTATCATGACTGGCTAAACTAACGTTCTAAGTTCTGTTGGTGCCAACTACATACTTTGCCATTGCAGATGAAAGGGAAGGGACTGGACTAGTCCATGTTCTGTTACAGGGGTGTCAGAGAAGTCTATGTTTAGATGTGACAGCTGCAGTGGGACAGTCTGACCCagttatctcacacacacacactgacatagtTGGTAGAGGGACACTTAATTCACACATGCTCTGTGCCATCTAAATCAACATTTAGGGTGTTCACACTGGGGTAGTAAAACTGCAggcaggagcacacacacactcccacatacACACTGTGCATGTACAGTAGCTGGCAAAAGTTTGCACgccttgtcacgatcgtgtggaggattgacggaccaaaacgcagctttaggaaaataagccatctcctttttattgaagaagaaggcaaacgaaacaaacacacttacgaactaaacaaaacgatcgtgaagctaaacaacgatgtgcacacacatgctacaaacgtatcacatagacaactactcacaacaaatgaaagcctatggctaccctaaataaggctcccaatcagagacaaccgaaatcagctgtctctaattgggaactcattcaggtaaccatagactctcctagacaactaaacatacatagacaac
It encodes:
- the LOC129813301 gene encoding N-lysine methyltransferase KMT5A-A-like isoform X1: MNGDMLLNSHSITLRNQNHSKSKSPDLDEMTIKLIQEGKYTGRCSIQNDAQRQGDAARKLNSEAAFVLKLADREESHSQRPCRTEEHQAPQQLLHFSPVSCLHAPSEHSSPPAPSNITHTLLANNTAAHLANQRRDIRRKAKGKKSTLRMAESGNSQNRKVTDYYPIRRSSRKSRSELKCEQKKHIDDLIINGVEEGMEVQHIEGKGRGVFATQCFQKGQYVVEYHGDLLQITDAKTREAEYTLNPTTGCYMYYFQYICKTYCVDATKETGRMGRLINHSKNGNCQTKLHDINGIPHLILVASRDVDEGEELLYDYGDRSKSSIASHPWLKH
- the LOC129813301 gene encoding N-lysine methyltransferase KMT5A-A-like isoform X2; amino-acid sequence: MNGDMLLNSHSITLRNQNHSKSKSPDLDEMTIKLIQEGKYTGRCSIQNDAQRQGDARKLNSEAAFVLKLADREESHSQRPCRTEEHQAPQQLLHFSPVSCLHAPSEHSSPPAPSNITHTLLANNTAAHLANQRRDIRRKAKGKKSTLRMAESGNSQNRKVTDYYPIRRSSRKSRSELKCEQKKHIDDLIINGVEEGMEVQHIEGKGRGVFATQCFQKGQYVVEYHGDLLQITDAKTREAEYTLNPTTGCYMYYFQYICKTYCVDATKETGRMGRLINHSKNGNCQTKLHDINGIPHLILVASRDVDEGEELLYDYGDRSKSSIASHPWLKH
- the snrnp35 gene encoding U11/U12 small nuclear ribonucleoprotein 35 kDa protein, whose product is MNDWSPVAKVYDPLKAGSIDGTDVEPHDRAVWRAMVARYKPNKAVVGDPLLTLFVARLNPQTTDEKLNEVFSNYGDIRRLRLVRDIVTGFSKGYAFVEYKEERSVVRARRDANKLVVDQSELFVDFEQERTLKGWVPRRLGGGQGGKKESGQLRFGGKDRPFRKPINLPVTMNQEWGGGGRECEREERYRDGSLSREREADWGSRGRRDDRGRERGVEREYHRERRDRSYERESTRERESTRERESTRERESTRERESTRERESTRERETTRERESTRERESTRERESTRERCDRRERDDRRHRDDKYRHRDRR
- the LOC129813311 gene encoding RILP-like protein 1 isoform X5; this translates as MSIKDPMSEEDLQRHEGMSERERQVMKKLKEVVDKQRDEIRAKDRELTLKNEDVEALQQQQSRLMKINHDLRHKISVVEAQGKALIEQKVELEAGAQARVQEMGALRQEVTRLRERLQGDMPPQVPEVPPSQLPSPAQEAMCDQDTPALFQHFTKEALCDEEVDGLDQKDPNRPRFTLQELRDVLHERNELKSKVFMLQEEVAYYKSEEVEDETGPPTPSPSPEQLRARPRHNAQPESGIKRLFSFFSRDKRRNSQRNAQFDDSFSSWAGNDEVYTEQAQEALQHM